A region from the Microcebus murinus isolate Inina chromosome 3, M.murinus_Inina_mat1.0, whole genome shotgun sequence genome encodes:
- the SERTAD2 gene encoding SERTA domain-containing protein 2, whose protein sequence is MLGKGGKRKFDEHEDGLEGKIVSASDGPSKVSYTLQRQTIFNISLMKLYNHRPLTEPSLQKTVLINNMLRRIQEELKQEGSLRPAFTPSSQPTEELSDSYQEAPPAFSHLGSPPAHPCDLGSTTPLEACLTPASLLEDDDDTFCTSQAVQPTAPTKLSPPALPPEKDSFSSALDEIEELCPTSTSTEATAAVTDSSKGTPIESSIQKPEGPQESRTDDSKLIDSLPGNFEITTSTGFLTDLTLDDILFADIDTSMYDFDPCTSSSGTASKMAPVSADDLLKTLAPYSSQPVTPSQPFKMDLTELDHIMEVLVGS, encoded by the coding sequence ATGTTGGGTAAAGGAGGAAAACGGAAGTTTGATGAGCATGAAGATGGGCTGGAAGGCAAAATCGTGTCTGCCTCTGACGGTCCATCCAAGGTGTCTTACACCTTACAGCGCCAGACTATCTTCAACATTTCCCTTATGAAGCTCTATAACCACAGGCCCCTGACAGAGCCCAGCTTGCAAAAGACCGTTTTAATTAACAACATGTTGAGGCGGATCCAGGAGGAACTCAAACAGGAAGGCAGCCTGAGGCCTGCGTtcactccctcctcccagcccaccgAGGAGCTGAGTGACAGCTACCAAGAGGCCCCACCTGCCTTCAGCCACCTCGGGTCCCCTCCTGCGCACCCCTGCGACCTCGGCAGCACTACACCCCTGGAGGCCTGCCTCACCCCAGCCTCACTCCTCGAGGATGACGATGACACTTTTTGCACTTCCCAGGCCGTGCAGCCCACGGCTCCCACCAAACTCTCACCTCCAGCCCTCCCGCCAGAAAAGGACAGTTTCTCCTCTGCCTTGGACGAGATTGAGGAGCTCTGTCCCACATCTACCTCCACAGAGGCCACAGCAGCAGTGACTGACAGCTCCAAAGGGACCCCCATCGAGTCCAGCATCCAGAAACCCGAGGGACCCCAAGAGAGCCGCACGGACGATTCGAAACTGATAGACTCTCTGCCTGGGAATTTCGAAATAACAACGTCCACGGGTTTCCTGACAGACTTGACCCTGGACGACATCCTGTTTGCAGACATCGATACGTCCATGTATGATTTTGACCCCTGCACGTCCTCGTCAGGGACAGCCTCAAAGATGGCCCCTGTGTCAGCCGACGACCTCCTCAAAACTCTGGCTCCTTACAGCAGCCAGCCCGTCACCCCGAGTCAGCCTTTCAAAATGGACCTCACAGAGCTGGACCACATCATGGAGGTGCTCGTCGGGTCCTAA